In Ptychodera flava strain L36383 chromosome 6, AS_Pfla_20210202, whole genome shotgun sequence, the sequence gcgccagcactatCCCAgagcactatgcgtgtattggctttcgtcttgccagggtctagccgcgtacgataccgggcagagttcaatcacgctttctgagcacaagcatcaccaggtattacactcaatccaagacgagtctgtatTTAAAAGTGTCCCatggagtctgtgtataaaacttccaagctagctgtatgtaaaattttcccaccgagtctgtgtataaaacttcccagctggctgtatgtaaaattttccaaccgagtctgtgtataaaacttcccagctggctgtatgtaaaattttccaaccgagtctgtgtataaaacttcccagctggctgtatgtaaaattttctcaccgagtctgtgtataaaacttcccagctggctgtatgtaaaatttctaaccgagtctgtgtataaaacttccagctggctgtatgtaacattttccaaccgagtctgtgtataaaacttcccagctagctgtatgtaaaattttcccaccgagtctgtgtataaaacttcccagctggctgtatgtaaaattttccaaccgagtctgtgtataagaCTTCCCAGCGTGgtgtgtcttcagaacgagtttgtatatgtaaaatttttccACCTAGTCTGTGTATGAAAATCCCAgcgtgctgtgtcttcagaacgagtttgtatgtaaaattttcccaccgaatctgtgtataaaacttctcagctatagctctcttcagaacgagtctgtatgtaaaatttacccaccgagtctgtgtataaaacttcccagctatagctgtgccctcagaacgaggctgtatgtaaaactttGCTGTGTGTAGTTGTATTATCAGATCGAGGctgatatatataaactttttgcagctgtgctgagctgagtaagtttcttacatatagaacctcgttctgatacaGCGATACTTCATCAGACCGAGGCTGATATAAGATTTTGCAGCGCTGTCAGATACTGTAGAAGTCAGCAGCAGCCTCGAAAACGAGGCTTAATGTAAAATCTTCGAGCTGTATCAAAGTCCGATGTacgtatacgtacgtacgtgcgtacgtatgtatgtatgtatgtatgtatgtatgtatgtatgtatgtatgtatgtatgtagtatgtatgtgtatatgtgtgtatatgtgtatgtatgtatgtattctacatgtatatatatatacataattccTCTCTGTTcataaaatttatatatttctgtcattattgtatacttcaAAAAGAACCCTTCTGCACTCGAATCCTGAATGACGATTAGTTTTCATGCCAAATTCACGCAGTTATACTAAAGACCCTGTTATAATATACTTATGATTACGAATATTCTtaataaaaaacaatatttctgtcattattttaCAAAAGTACCCTACAGCACTCGAATCCTAAATGATGATAAGTATTTATGCCAAACTCAGGCAGTTGTAGCACAGACCCTAAGAAATATGTCAATATAGTTGCAGCAGTAGCATTGCACGGTAACTTGATGGGCGCGGTCACTGTACAGCTGCCTCGGTAGACTCTCTGAACAGTAAATAATGAGAAGGGGGCttacttgtatgtatgtatgtatgtatgtatgtatgtatgtatgtatgtatgtatgtatgtatgtatgtatgtatgtatgtatgtatgtatgtatgtatgtatgtatgtatgtatgtatgtatgtatgttatgtgtatatgtgtgtatatgtgtatgtatgtattctacatgtatatatatatatacataattcctctctatatatacattttgcACCTCTTCTATCTCTAAAAAGAGCTTgatttgtgtaaattaattttttacatttggcgcctcgtacaGTCTGTGACAAATCTAAATGAGTGCACAGATAATTACACTTCGATTCAACAACACTTGGGTACTCCTAgataaaattgattttatcGTATGGCGCCCGGGCTATGTTTCACCTAAACAGCTATTCAAACTCTGTGTACGGCATCAATATAGAAAGTACCAAGTACAAGAGGACACGATCATTCGAAATAAGGAGAACTCGCTCTGCTAAATACTGCAATCAAATATAAGGTCAGACTGCTATTAAATTTGCTATGAAATTATTGTTGTAACCCTTGCACCATATTCCTCACATTAGATCAACGAGAACTCCACTGGTGacgaacaaattaatgaaaaaatccctACCGTCCAGTTTTGAAGGGAAAGTCTAGTCCGTATGGACGAGTCGCCGTGCGGTTTCTGTGGTTGTACCCTAAAATTTGGCTTTACAATCATCAAGGAGTCGCAGTATTCGCTATCCTCAGCATCGGCTTTAGAGGGTGAAGGTTGGTTCGTACTGTAATGATAATTCAAGAAGTAAAGGCACGCTCATTTTAAAGAGACATGCTCGTACCGCAGAGTCATGACCTCAACTAAGAAGGGATAACTTTTTCGTAAATATTACCATGATCTCGATACGAATGGAATAAACTCGAAACTTTATGCGTTATatattgtcagtaaattttgaatGTTCCGCAATAAACGAAATTCTTTTTCCGTCTATAGAAAATTTACGCTTTGGTTACGGTATTAAAATAAAAGGTGTAAAATCCATCCTTTGATATTTACTTCGGTAAATCTACGTGGAACAAAACATTAAAGAGCACATGATAAATGTCAGTCCGACAACATTGgtaagtgtatatatatatatatatatatatattatatatatatatatattatatatatataatatatatatatatatatatatatatataatatatatatatatatatatatatatatatatatacttgtaatTAAAATGTGTTTAGATCTACAATTGATTTCATGGATTCGATTTTACCTGGTCCCTTTGAGCAAGTATTTTGGTTTGGCTCCAGGGACTGCATAGGCTTTCCGATATTTCTGCAGTTCCGCTTTGCTGCAGGAATGCTCCAGAACCATTATTATTCGGGCCCACTGTTGAGATTTAAATGGATTATCTAATTTGAGTTACGCGAAATCTCATCATTTCAATTCGGTTTGCGATATAAAATCTCTATGCCAAACTTACAAGGTATTTATCTCACCAAAATACGTCGATTCGCTACACTccacttagggactggtcagtttcttcggcctgggggggggggggcggtggattattttttgccgatgtcaaaaagtggctgaccccccctattccaaattttaggtaaaacaaaaggtggacataaattgtatatatatatatatatatatatatatatatatatatatatatatatatatattttacattttacatatatttatattttaaatagtcattctatgttttaatgaaattgttgacatgtcagttgtaagataggaatttcaaagtgtcaatcttaaagtttgaatacagtacattttgaatgagttgtattttgaatgagctgtgaatgtatttcacactttctatgcttaaccagatgtcctgaactgttgtacagaaatggatgtcaatcattaatatcaacgaggaaaaagcagtgaatcaaaaactttgatgggtgttgaGACTAATGCCAACCATATAATTAAATCTcttgaggagccatagagagcttttttagccaaatctgatgtgtacagtgtctgagaggaccttttcttgcaacattgaaaccataaaagcacagctaataatgacaaaaactgcctttttaactgttattttgttcataaaaaagcatctttctacaggaaacctgtgacacaaaggaaaataattgcatcaatgagaaggaaagatatcttgtcatttttctatctctaaaataagtcactgtatcaaatctatattgtgaaatatctgtgcatgttgctttctcatactgaattctcacagagagaacagaaaagtatcaggaatttgtcatccttttcatatggaatgcagatttcataatggtacactttcacttagcaaacatcaagatatctctgatttaataaagtatggcgcccgaagggcgcgccgaaaaatatgaaacatcctgtttctgatatatatgccttgtatattaaagtcatgcacctgaagggcatgctgaaaaatgtctgatatattaaagtaatgagcttgaagagcatgctgaaaaatattgaacatacagatatctctgatgtatgtacgCTTGATATGTTAGAGTTGGGCGTGCTAAAAAATAtaactgattattaaagttacgcgcctgaagcgcgcgccgaaaaatacaactgaatgatgaaatttgtggctgacactagcattttaggcaatgatgagcctgtgtcaaaattcaaaaacacactgaccccctattgggcatttcaaaaacatggtgaccccccccccctatcaccaaagtcaaaaacagggtgacccccccccccatgaatccaccgcccccccccaggctgaagaaactgaccagtcccttactcaAGAATTTGTCCTTTGCAAGAATGGTTCACGTGTTGCATATACTGGTACAGAGACAACACAGAAAATTCCCTGAACTGCAGACGCAAATCGATAGTCGCTGTGTGGTGTTATTGTTCTGATATGTTAAAACTTTTACATGAAAAGTATTGCAACGTACATCATTCTTAGCAGCATCACGTTAGAGAGACATCTCGAACTTTTCACGTTACGGTGTAAAGTGAGATATTTTAGGAGATTTATATTTGAACAAGTACATCATTAGGCAAAAATATTACATGATTTTCTGATATAGGTAAGATATCCTAATTTTTTATTgtcttcattattttatttcgaCTGGGGATGTTTTTCTCAGCCTAGTTATTTTTCCCCAAATCGGGAAAGTCAGTCGGGTTTGACGTTTTTCAATACGCTGGAGGACCCTCAACGACTACCAACGCAAAATGATGTACATAAACACACgaaatttagagaaatgacgtGTCTTCATTTTTTGCCCATGGTACCAAGTTTATCTGATTTCTCTTACCTGTCTGAGCGATTCTCTCCAGGCCCTATGCTCGATGGTTTGGTAAGTTTGTGCCATTTTAGCTGTGGTGATAATACACAAATATAAATGATGAATGTGTACTTGCcaggagctaaaaattgcattTACCCTGTGAGTATTTGGGTAGTGTAGGCAATTGATCGATaagacttaaggtagtatgtgcctcgaaattgaaaaacttaaacttttgctcgaaaCTTCTTAAGGATACTTTAAATTTACTAATACGTgtatataaaatactaaaaggACTGGCATTCATGCATAAACTCTAgggagaaaaattaaagttcTATTTTTTAATGTAACATGGTTTACAGTAATTCAATCAGAAGATGGTACGATATATTCTTCTAGATTGATTTATCGAACTATCATGACCTACTGATtagaaatattgaacatttctgGCCGACCAATCGACTTATTTGAAATCTGGCATGCCCATTGCCAAGTTCCTTGTCCAATATTTATCTTACACCTGTTATTTATACCCCCGAGTTTCCAGCCACCAAATAAAAACTAAagtaaaaattaaattcaaacttAGCAATGAGCGTTTTTCTGAATATTTCTAATCTGTCTCTAAAGAAGGTTATCACTCACTTCAAAAGTATTTTGTGACATGGCAATGACGGAACGATGTTTCAGTCTAAGCGACTAACAAGTTTCTAACGAACCAATCAACGTTTTAATAAAAACTAACCGATGTTTCcgattaaaataataaatacatttatGAGCTACATGTAGCAGATTAAGACAAATTATTGAAATAGTGGCCAATGAAACCAGTGGACatgtgtaacctccacaaatgtaataatctccacaaatgtaatatcaaccacaattgtaataaaatcaaccacaaatgtaataaaatagtcaaccataaatgtaacaacccacaaccacaaatgtaataaacaaattaaccataaatgtaataaaactcaaccataaatgtaataaacttgaacttgcatatgtgatcatttgtttatcaatgccctgagtaaataataactttaataagactagtgtaatgttatcgcatactttcctgaaactaggtttcctttccgaaacacagaatagaatactttgagaacgctaacAGAAAACGGCGGTACTGATCTAACCGTTAGacaatggaagtggaacagcagttctagacacataaggaagcgtcaaaataactcgtcaaccagtgataccacacaaagtttatgacagatgactcagaacaaataacagagaaatataaaaccttataacagaaacttacgacatgaaacatgttgacgagaacatatatttcaatctagtaaaaaaacaatacgaacactaccttgaacacaatagaacaaaattagacatcctggcatccctagtgaaggaacaaacttcaagtaggacaacataggaatacagacaatctatcgattattccacacaatttatccactgaagacgaatttgaggcgactgattaagaaagtacggcaattttcgaaaaaaaacggcgttaaaggaccgtagtgttatacagtcttccccactctggagtagagactgcactgacactcatattacagctgtgtctcgccatggccaatcaattctgtacacaaaacagggaaacgtaaaatacactttcaacaatacaaaacacactaaacgcaaacaattaagaaatgaataatgtgtggagttgctttctttataacatagatcaatatttaagggctgattcctcaattgcaacgatcaaatagatttattacatttatggttgataagtattacatttatgggtgtttttttattacatttatggttaccatttattacatttgtggttggtgtttttattacatttatggttgatttttgttacatttatgggtgatattacatttatgggtgcattttattacaattgtggttgatattacatttgtggagattattacatttgtggaggttacagacgTGTCTCTAATTTACAGACTTATATAGTTCTAACTTACCAATTAACATATTCATGAGTAAAATCGGAATCAACACCATGAAGATAACAAAGAGAATCTTGGTCAAAACTGGTAATCTGCTCAATTCTATCTCGTCATCCTATAAATTTAAAACAACATCCAAACGGGTGGAATAACGCAATAAAGGATGTTTAATACATCGTTTATGTAAGTTTGCGAACACACTTAGTATTTTATGATGTTACATTGTAATAGGTCCAGACACTCTACTTTCCTATTTTCTACATGAACAACCCCCACTTTTCATCTTTACTTCCGGTTGTCTCATATGTTGCCAAACACTTTTCAGGAAACTATTTTGGAGAAGGGTCCATTTCGTTGCTTGCTTCCGTATGTAGAGTTGTTCATTAACCAGAAAGTTCTGTGTCATACTGACAAAATGCTTACCACTAAAGTCAAAACAGAGTCGATACTCACCTCCCCACTGATCAGGGtctgaaatgataaaaaacacGGAAGCAATTTTATGGTTGAACATAGAGACTAGATGATAAGACAAGAAACTGGACGCTTTTTCCAAATTTTAGGGCAGAACGGAGAGTGCATTTTGTAAAGACGTCTTCAAGTATACGAGATATCACAGGCTATTTGCTTTATTGAATAATTCTCATTAAATCATACATCTTTATAACATAAACAAGTTATTAAAGGGTTTCATTGTGAAATAAAATCTACAATCTAAAACGTATATTTGTGCTAATTAGGGAAAACTATCCAAGATAGTTTTTATTCTCTGCggtttgcaatattttatttcgatggtcggtcagtattttactgtatttgttttaacttgttgcagtttttatcctctgctTTTTAAGAAGTATTTTATCTCTCGCTGGTCGACCTAACTTTTACTGTATCCAAGAGTTAGTTCTTCATGTCAAAGTCTGTAAATAGAAACGTCCTTGTCACAGACACGTAAAATTATTTCGCGATTAACTGaggcaaaaatcttaaaagtgtcAGGAAAAAAGTGTAATCTCATGTTCAATTTTTAATTCGGACACAGCAAATTCGTTCATTTCTCGTGGCTGTCTTTCTAGCTAGCCAATGATGTTTTTTGGTTGCTGTGTGCACAGCATTTAACAGTTAATTGCATCCAAAATTTATCTTTTGCCAAACATTTTctgtgtttaaaggtatacaaatctaacaaatcacagattttaagcggggggccgctttttaaaaacagcgccctcacatgggcattttgaataccaaggaacgcccctttgatcatatatgggcatatttggattacagatgactgtacacctttaaaagttgaatatGTGAATGCTAAATGGAATTAGCACTTTCCAGTGACATTCGGCAGAAGACGCTGGCCATTTTGATAGATGTCGGGGAAAGAGATCGATATTGGTTGAAGAAGTGGACATTCTTCTGGACTTTCTCTTTATGATGGTAAAGAATACCATCTGCAACGTGGGTTTATCGTGCACGATGTCGATGTGTATGATTACTAAAATCAACGATTACAGACTTTCGGTGAAAAGAAACAGTGCAGTTccaatattcaatattttaaaaacgCCAGTCTTACTTCAAAGTCTTCGAAGGTCATGTGAAATAGATACATCCAACTGccgtaaaatgtatcaaacgATTGAATCCCTTCCATGTCCTTGTACGGGTAATAGAACACTGTAAGTAAGAAATAAGAACACGGTTTGCATATTTCTAAATTGTGAAGCGTACACCTACCGAAGATTGGCTATGCATAGACTTTTAGGTTTCAAAGATTGTTGTAATGTAAATTTGTTCGGAGAATGTTGCTTTCTATTTACTTGCTTGATAGCATTTGCATTCATGGCTAACTCGGTTTCTAATTGCTATACCATAATTATAGCAAAGCAATAACAGACAATGAGAAACTTCAAAATCTTAGATAGCCCTAAATATCCATGATAACGAAGTGACAGGTACATACCAGAACAGAGGATAGAGATTATTACGATCCATATTAGACTAAACGGAAGGAGATCGCCCAAAGCCATCTTGTAAATGGTGGTCACAAAAGGCCCGAGTTCTTCTCTTCCCCTATGATGCCAATTAAATTAATACGAATGTTCCAGTGTCATGAATCACGCAGAAATAATGTGAATGGAGTAAATGAGGAAAGTGATATAGGAAAAATCCACTGTGAAGCGTTAATATAATCCTTTGTGATGATATTTTTCTGGATTTAGTTATTTCAGATAACATGGACTCGAGGTTGTCAGTGTTTTCATAACTTTCTGCTCTCAGAGAAGATGTTCAACTGATAATTTGGTGTCCTATTGGTTATAAGAGCTTTTAAAAGTTAAAGCGACATATGTCCGTATACGCAAACGCAACCGAAAAATTGCTTCCGcctctatttatttattaagtCATGTAAAGTAAGTCAGAAATGTCCTCTAGTCATCCATATTCTCACATCAAACATACTAGTAGAGGTCCGTCTGCAGTAGCTTAGACTTTAAAAAAGAAGTATTCCATAAATTATGTAACTGTCAAAAACAACTTTCATAGCCCACTCACCTGTAGAAAAGCAACAAATAGCACCAAGCCATTGGGACCGCTAATGTGGTCAAAATATCCTCCACAGAACGCAGTGATAAAAGTCTGAACGGCAAACAGAAGAGAAATAGCACACAGGATACCAGAAATGTTGATTTTGCCGGTATGTAAATCTGCAAAACAAAGATTCATTGCTTAGTAAATGAAAACGATGCTATTCTaaactttgtgtttgacatCCTGTGGTATGAAAGCTGACCATGTTCAATTGGGTGCGACACTGAAGTAACAACTATAACGACCCCTTCACAACTGGGGCTCTCCCGTCTGGTGATCGATTCTGAACACTTTTCATCTATCTTAGTATTAAGTTTTTGCGGACTACAATATCACCTATTATGTCTTAACATTAGTCCCACTAAACAGGTCCCCCTCGGGTCGTCGAATATCTCAATCCGTGTCTGCTCATTCAGCTTAATGATATTCATTTTTCGTATTTTGATAAAAGTCAATGAAGTCTCACAAGCAGTCTTACAGTAGTTACTATACGCGCcgaaattatcattattataattTGAGGAAATGTTCTTTATGAGTAAAGATTCTTTAACATGAAGGAATCAACTACGGAAAAACAGCGTCTATACCGGTACTTGTGCGGATATCAGGTGCAATATATTTCTCCATGGCTATTGCTGCTTAAATGGCAAAAGATAAATAACTGTCACTAGCCTGCAATCTCCAGTATCTG encodes:
- the LOC139135441 gene encoding transient receptor potential cation channel subfamily V member 6-like — protein: MELACEEGRSEIFEAMLDDSSDTAWEFGPVKCVTYPLDGVDSIKGDGGLDLNSVLWRTVFGGEDGHLDILESGVIYLLLKEKWKEFAKQKLRIRFILALFYLTMLSVAVYLRPEGDLLSGTTVTDIVRYIAEVIVLIGSTIYLGFEYFNIRALKSRYWRLQIYIPAKSTFLVSCVLFLFCLPFRLLSLRSVEDILTTLAVPMAWCYLLLFYRGREELGPFVTTIYKMALGDLLPFSLIWIVIISILCSVFYYPYKDMEGIQSFDTFYGSWMYLFHMTFEDFETLISGEDDEIELSRLPVLTKILFVIFMVLIPILLMNMLIAKMAQTYQTIEHRAWRESLRQWARIIMVLEHSCSKAELQKYRKAYAVPGAKPKYLLKGTSTNQPSPSKADAEDSEYCDSLMIVKPNFRVQPQKPHGDSSIRTRLSLQNWTVVPKATRKQLIEQKRHGAKIEETTVNWIDSLPGSGL